One part of the Leclercia sp. LSNIH1 genome encodes these proteins:
- the pcaD gene encoding 3-oxoadipate enol-lactonase has product MELEYRLDGLEAAPLLVLSNSLGTTWEMWQGQMADFTRHFRVLRYNTRGHGRSPVSAGGITLDSLGQDVIALLDRLDVERACFCGISLGGMTGMWLNRHAPSRFDRIVVANTAAKIGEAKGWQQRAATVRQQGMAPVASTAAARWFTPAYRQSNPGMVKLLVDGLADTPAEGYAACCEALATADLRDEVAAMLRPMLAIAGDEDPVTTVQDAQWIAAQAKQTEYVALPASHLSNVACPDAFNQQVLTFLTRRSMT; this is encoded by the coding sequence ATGGAGCTTGAATATCGCCTCGACGGCCTGGAAGCGGCCCCGCTGCTGGTGCTCTCCAACTCGCTCGGCACCACCTGGGAGATGTGGCAGGGGCAGATGGCCGATTTTACCCGCCATTTTCGCGTGCTGCGCTACAACACCCGCGGGCATGGTCGCTCTCCGGTTTCGGCTGGGGGCATCACTCTCGACTCGCTGGGGCAGGACGTGATTGCCCTGCTGGATCGTCTCGACGTTGAGCGGGCCTGTTTTTGCGGTATCTCGCTGGGCGGCATGACCGGGATGTGGCTTAACCGGCACGCCCCGTCGCGTTTTGATCGCATCGTGGTGGCGAACACCGCGGCAAAAATCGGTGAAGCGAAAGGCTGGCAGCAGCGCGCCGCAACGGTGCGCCAGCAGGGGATGGCCCCGGTCGCCAGCACCGCGGCGGCGCGCTGGTTCACCCCGGCATATCGCCAAAGCAATCCCGGGATGGTGAAGCTGCTGGTTGACGGTCTGGCCGACACCCCAGCCGAAGGTTACGCCGCCTGCTGCGAAGCGCTGGCAACGGCGGATCTCCGTGATGAGGTGGCGGCCATGCTGCGCCCAATGCTGGCTATCGCAGGGGATGAAGATCCGGTCACCACGGTGCAGGACGCCCAGTGGATCGCGGCTCAGGCGAAGCAGACAGAATATGTGGCGTTACCCGCCTCGCACCTGTCGAACGTCGCCTGCCCGGACGCATTTAATCAGCAGGTGCTGACCTTTTTAACCCGCAGGAGCATGACATGA
- a CDS encoding 3-oxoacid CoA-transferase subunit B — MNKLTHQQLAERIARDIPEGAYVNLGIGLPTRIANYLPADREIFLHSENGILGMGPAPEPGCEDPELINAGKQPVTLLAGGCYFHHGDSFTMMRGGHLDICVLGAYQVSERGDLANWSTGEPSSIPAVGGAMDLAIGAKRVYVMTEHLTRQGDCKIVKTCTYPLTGMACIDRIYTDMAVMDITDRGIVVRELFGDVTAEYLQSVTPVALTFALNSETEEA; from the coding sequence GTGAATAAACTGACCCATCAACAGCTGGCCGAACGCATTGCCCGCGACATCCCGGAAGGGGCCTACGTCAACCTCGGCATCGGCCTGCCGACGCGGATTGCCAACTATCTGCCTGCGGACCGCGAGATCTTCCTGCACAGCGAAAACGGCATTCTCGGTATGGGGCCTGCGCCGGAACCGGGCTGTGAAGATCCGGAGCTGATTAACGCCGGGAAACAGCCGGTGACGCTGCTTGCGGGCGGCTGCTATTTCCATCATGGCGACTCCTTCACCATGATGCGCGGCGGCCACCTGGATATCTGCGTGCTGGGGGCCTATCAGGTCTCCGAACGCGGGGATCTGGCGAACTGGAGCACCGGCGAGCCCTCTTCGATTCCCGCCGTCGGCGGGGCGATGGACCTGGCGATTGGCGCGAAGCGCGTCTATGTGATGACCGAACATCTGACCCGTCAGGGCGACTGCAAGATTGTCAAAACCTGCACCTATCCGCTGACCGGCATGGCCTGCATCGACCGGATCTACACCGACATGGCGGTGATGGATATCACCGATCGGGGCATTGTGGTACGGGAACTGTTTGGCGACGTGACGGCGGAATACCTCCAGTCCGTCACCCCGGTGGCGCTCACCTTTGCCCTGAACAGCGAAACCGAGGAGGCGTGA
- a CDS encoding 3-oxoacid CoA-transferase subunit A gives MIDKRIAATEGAVADIFDGAVVMVGGFGAAGQPAELLDALIRRRPRDLTLISNNAGNGDYGLAALLKAGCVKKVICSFPRQTDSWVFDDLYRRGEVELELVPQGNLAARIQAGGSGLGAIFTPTGFGTELAAGKETRHIDGKDYVLEYPLKADFALIKALKADRWGNLVYDKTGRNFGPIMAAAARCTIAQVSEIVALGELDPEAVVTPGIFVQRVVTVAPQCLQQSA, from the coding sequence ATGATTGATAAACGGATTGCCGCCACCGAGGGTGCCGTGGCGGACATTTTCGACGGCGCGGTGGTAATGGTGGGCGGATTTGGCGCCGCCGGACAGCCCGCCGAACTGCTGGATGCTCTGATCCGCCGCAGGCCGCGGGATCTGACCCTGATCAGCAACAATGCCGGCAACGGCGACTACGGTCTGGCGGCGCTGCTGAAGGCTGGCTGCGTGAAGAAGGTGATCTGCTCCTTCCCACGCCAGACAGACTCCTGGGTCTTTGACGACCTCTACCGCCGCGGCGAGGTCGAGCTGGAGCTGGTCCCGCAGGGCAACCTCGCAGCGCGCATTCAGGCGGGCGGCAGCGGGCTGGGGGCGATCTTCACCCCCACCGGGTTTGGCACCGAACTGGCGGCGGGCAAAGAGACCCGCCATATCGATGGCAAAGATTATGTCCTCGAGTACCCGTTAAAAGCTGATTTCGCCCTGATCAAAGCCCTGAAGGCCGACCGCTGGGGCAACCTGGTCTACGACAAAACCGGGCGCAACTTCGGGCCGATCATGGCCGCCGCTGCCCGCTGCACCATTGCCCAGGTGAGCGAGATTGTCGCCCTCGGCGAGCTCGACCCGGAGGCGGTGGTGACCCCCGGGATTTTTGTCCAGCGCGTGGTGACGGTCGCGCCGCAATGCCTGCAGCAGAGCGCATAA
- a CDS encoding MFS transporter, translated as MRKLVFASVLGNALEWYDFFLYGTAAALVFGPLFFPVVGDPMQGTLLAFSGFAVGFLARPLGGIVFGHLGDRYSRKMTLIMTLTLMGATTFVIGLLPTYAQIGIWAPLSLITLRFLQGVASGGEWGGGVLMLSENAPASRRGYFTAWSQMGVSGGFVLSAFAFYLVQKLPEAELMSWGWRVPFLLSIVIFLVGVYIRKNIRESKAFTQARPEEKHEKIPLMVLVREHPKALMQAIALRLPENGASYIFFTFSVVYAKHIGIGTGEIISAVTLAMLVEFFSILFWGALSDRIGLKPVYYIGVIGLLVMAFPFFWLLSTGDYGWIMLAMLLGLPFCHGAMIGTQPCIMSDLFPVRVRYSGLALGHEVGSIFSGGLGPMLAVALLMHFDASWPVSLLLMAYALLAWIALRSLPSANKNEVTK; from the coding sequence ATGCGCAAGCTGGTGTTCGCCTCGGTACTGGGTAATGCCCTGGAATGGTATGACTTCTTCCTCTACGGCACCGCCGCGGCGCTGGTGTTTGGCCCGCTCTTCTTCCCGGTGGTCGGCGACCCGATGCAGGGCACGCTGCTGGCCTTCTCCGGCTTTGCGGTGGGCTTTCTCGCCCGTCCGCTGGGCGGGATTGTCTTCGGTCATCTTGGGGATCGCTACAGTCGCAAGATGACGCTGATCATGACCCTGACCCTGATGGGGGCCACCACCTTTGTCATCGGCCTGCTGCCGACCTACGCGCAGATTGGCATCTGGGCGCCGCTCTCCCTGATCACGCTGCGCTTTTTACAAGGCGTGGCATCGGGCGGTGAGTGGGGCGGTGGGGTGCTGATGCTGAGCGAGAACGCGCCCGCGTCCCGTCGCGGCTACTTTACCGCCTGGAGCCAGATGGGGGTCTCCGGCGGGTTTGTCCTCTCCGCCTTCGCCTTTTACCTGGTGCAGAAGCTGCCGGAAGCGGAGCTGATGAGCTGGGGCTGGCGTGTGCCCTTCCTGCTGAGCATCGTCATCTTCCTGGTCGGGGTCTATATCCGCAAAAACATCCGCGAGAGCAAAGCCTTTACTCAGGCCAGACCGGAAGAAAAACACGAGAAGATCCCGCTGATGGTGCTGGTGCGCGAGCATCCTAAGGCGCTGATGCAGGCCATCGCCCTGCGCCTGCCGGAGAACGGCGCCTCCTATATCTTCTTCACCTTCTCGGTGGTCTACGCCAAACACATCGGCATCGGTACCGGGGAGATCATCAGCGCCGTAACCCTGGCGATGCTGGTGGAGTTCTTCTCGATCCTGTTCTGGGGGGCGCTCTCGGATCGCATCGGCCTGAAGCCGGTCTACTACATCGGGGTCATCGGCCTGCTGGTGATGGCGTTCCCGTTCTTCTGGCTGCTCTCCACCGGCGACTACGGCTGGATCATGCTGGCGATGCTGCTCGGCCTGCCGTTCTGCCACGGGGCGATGATCGGCACCCAGCCCTGCATCATGAGCGACCTGTTCCCGGTGCGCGTGCGCTACTCCGGTCTGGCGCTGGGGCATGAGGTGGGCTCGATCTTCTCCGGCGGCCTGGGGCCGATGCTGGCGGTGGCCTTGCTGATGCATTTCGACGCCTCCTGGCCTGTCTCCCTGTTACTGATGGCCTATGCCCTGCTGGCGTGGATCGCCCTGCGTAGCCTGCCGTCCGCCAATAAAAACGAGGTAACGAAATGA
- a CDS encoding flavin reductase — protein MTLQTEFRNAMAQLGSAVSVITTDGPAGKFGFTASAVCSVTDSPPTLLVCMNRNSYANAHFKQNGALCVNVLSSDHQDLCGVFANASLRSEQRFAYDSWQVMASGAPVLSSSVASFDCLIDTCHEVGSHSVFYCQVQAIRISEAPRGLVYFNRRYHAIGHDVEA, from the coding sequence ATGACACTGCAAACCGAATTTCGTAACGCGATGGCACAGCTGGGGAGTGCGGTCTCGGTGATCACCACCGACGGCCCGGCGGGTAAATTTGGTTTTACCGCTTCCGCCGTCTGCAGCGTCACGGACTCGCCGCCGACGCTGCTGGTCTGTATGAACCGCAACTCCTATGCCAACGCGCACTTCAAGCAGAACGGAGCGCTGTGCGTCAACGTCCTCTCCAGCGACCATCAGGATCTCTGTGGGGTCTTCGCCAACGCCAGCCTGCGATCCGAGCAGCGTTTTGCGTATGACTCCTGGCAGGTGATGGCCAGCGGCGCGCCGGTGCTCAGCTCGTCGGTCGCCAGCTTCGACTGCCTGATCGACACCTGTCATGAAGTGGGCAGCCACTCCGTTTTCTACTGCCAGGTGCAGGCGATACGCATCAGCGAAGCGCCGCGCGGGCTGGTCTACTTTAACCGTCGCTACCATGCCATCGGGCATGATGTGGAAGCGTAA
- a CDS encoding PDR/VanB family oxidoreductase has protein sequence MLTLQVIRRELQGEVLLLTLAHADGNDLPAFSAGAHIDLHLADGLVRPYSLCGDPQDRRHYQLGILKDKKSQGGSLAAHALNVGDRIQVSDPRNLFALEETASHCLLIGGGIGITPMLAMAAELHASGRSFSLHYCARTRAGAAFIAQLEQAAWADRVHLHFSDTQRLNLKAVLSDVPANTHVYTCGPTRLMDAVTDEASRLGYRPEQVHQECFSAEVVTGGAAFEVVAAASGITVQVLENQTIVEALAQAGLKVCVSCKQGICGSCLTDVLEGEPDHRDSYLTDEEKADGDQMLLCCSRAKSARLVIDL, from the coding sequence ATGCTGACATTACAGGTTATCAGGCGGGAGTTGCAGGGCGAGGTGCTCCTGCTGACGCTGGCGCATGCTGACGGGAACGATCTTCCGGCCTTCAGCGCGGGGGCGCATATCGATCTCCATCTTGCAGACGGCCTGGTGCGTCCGTACTCCCTCTGCGGCGACCCGCAGGATCGCCGTCACTACCAGCTCGGCATTCTGAAAGACAAAAAGTCTCAGGGCGGCTCCCTTGCCGCGCATGCGCTCAACGTTGGGGATCGGATCCAGGTCAGCGATCCGCGCAACCTCTTTGCACTGGAGGAGACGGCCAGCCATTGCCTGCTGATTGGCGGCGGGATCGGTATCACCCCGATGCTGGCGATGGCCGCCGAACTGCACGCCAGCGGCCGCTCCTTCAGCCTGCACTACTGCGCCCGTACCCGGGCCGGGGCGGCGTTTATTGCCCAGTTGGAGCAGGCGGCCTGGGCCGACCGCGTGCATCTGCACTTCAGCGACACGCAACGCCTCAATCTGAAGGCGGTGCTGAGCGACGTCCCGGCCAATACCCACGTCTACACCTGCGGTCCGACCCGGCTGATGGATGCGGTCACCGACGAGGCAAGCCGCCTCGGTTATCGCCCGGAGCAGGTGCATCAGGAGTGCTTCAGCGCCGAAGTCGTCACCGGTGGTGCGGCCTTTGAGGTGGTCGCCGCCGCAAGCGGCATTACCGTCCAGGTGCTGGAGAACCAGACCATCGTCGAGGCGCTGGCCCAGGCCGGGCTGAAGGTCTGCGTCTCCTGCAAACAGGGGATCTGCGGCAGCTGCCTGACCGACGTGCTGGAGGGAGAGCCGGACCATCGCGACAGCTATCTGACCGACGAAGAGAAAGCTGACGGCGATCAGATGTTGTTGTGCTGCTCCCGGGCCAAAAGCGCCCGTTTAGTCATCGATCTGTGA
- a CDS encoding SDR family NAD(P)-dependent oxidoreductase, with protein MTQTVLVTGAAAGLGNVIAAHLLAQGYQVVLTDVDVARAREAADRLDDGQGKVLALGLDICQPQDFAQALDATIKRFGSLEVLVNNAALTLATPVMEITVEEFDRVIATNLRGTFVGCQTLGRYFASTGYGRIINLASLAGQNGGTASGAHYAASKGGILTLTKIFARELGKSGVTVNAIAPGPLDLPMVHALVPEEKMAGLLGMIPVGQLGEAGFVAQAVALLASEQASFVTGATWDINGGLFMR; from the coding sequence ATGACGCAAACCGTATTAGTGACCGGCGCGGCCGCCGGTCTGGGCAACGTGATTGCCGCTCACCTGCTGGCGCAGGGGTATCAGGTGGTGCTGACCGACGTTGATGTGGCCCGCGCCCGGGAAGCTGCGGATCGTCTCGATGACGGCCAGGGCAAGGTGCTGGCGCTGGGGCTGGATATCTGCCAGCCGCAGGATTTTGCGCAGGCGCTCGACGCGACCATTAAACGCTTCGGCAGCCTGGAGGTGCTGGTCAACAACGCTGCCCTGACCCTCGCCACCCCGGTGATGGAGATTACGGTGGAGGAGTTCGACCGGGTGATCGCCACCAACCTGCGCGGCACCTTTGTCGGCTGCCAGACCCTGGGGCGTTACTTCGCAAGTACAGGCTACGGCCGCATCATCAACCTCGCCTCGTTAGCGGGGCAGAACGGCGGCACCGCCTCCGGCGCCCACTACGCCGCCTCGAAGGGCGGCATTCTGACCCTGACCAAAATCTTTGCCCGGGAGCTCGGCAAATCCGGCGTGACGGTGAACGCCATCGCCCCGGGCCCGCTGGATCTGCCGATGGTTCACGCCCTGGTGCCGGAAGAGAAGATGGCCGGTCTGCTGGGGATGATCCCGGTCGGCCAGTTAGGGGAAGCCGGGTTTGTTGCCCAGGCGGTGGCTTTGCTGGCATCAGAGCAGGCGTCGTTTGTCACCGGGGCGACCTGGGACATCAACGGCGGTCTGTTTATGCGTTAA
- a CDS encoding aromatic-ring-hydroxylating dioxygenase subunit beta, whose protein sequence is MTPDSVLFAAMSVINLEGDLLDQGEFNAWLDLWQRDGLYVVPIDPNETDFKNTLNYACDDHHMREKRVKRLYSGESISTTPRARTLRTLSRFRLLESREDLIVVRGAQSLWEHRKGHSRHYAADITWHLAPQEGRLLITRKVIRLVNSDDVLHSIGYIL, encoded by the coding sequence ATGACGCCAGATTCTGTGCTGTTTGCGGCGATGTCCGTAATCAACCTCGAAGGCGATCTGCTGGACCAGGGCGAGTTCAACGCCTGGCTGGATCTCTGGCAGCGCGACGGCCTTTACGTGGTGCCCATCGACCCGAACGAAACCGATTTTAAAAACACCCTTAACTACGCCTGCGACGATCACCATATGCGCGAGAAGCGGGTGAAGCGCCTCTACAGCGGAGAGTCCATCTCCACCACGCCCCGCGCCAGAACCCTGCGCACCCTGTCGCGCTTCCGCCTGCTGGAGTCCCGAGAGGATCTGATCGTGGTGCGCGGGGCGCAGTCCCTGTGGGAGCACCGCAAAGGCCACAGCCGCCACTACGCCGCGGACATCACCTGGCACCTGGCACCGCAGGAGGGCAGGTTGCTGATTACCCGGAAGGTGATCCGCCTGGTCAACAGCGACGATGTGCTGCACAGCATCGGCTACATCCTCTGA
- a CDS encoding aromatic ring-hydroxylating oxygenase subunit alpha, which translates to MQCDQIINVKNIDTTTPTAPSREAIAALVKADRVHTSLYTSDELFQLELERIFSKTWVWVAHVSEIPETGSFKTTEIGTQPVIVVRDRKGTLHTLLNRCRHRAATVCEHRSGKTNSFVCPYHGWGYALDGSLRGVPHPESYADRLEKNELGLVSLRTEQYAGMVFATFNEQIEPLEDFLGAAKKWMDLFMKQGAGYPIKTGPAHRFRFPGNWKIQLENTTDGYHFPVVHRSFLSSVDKQTEEMLNFVDGSGYVEDLGNGHSVMVMIPELVDLEANLDAPIPERFIGLADELRKDHDEAQVRRIVRAVGGSGFNLNLFPNIACSMAFFRVLQPISVMETEIHHAVITMDGGPEIANQARLRLHEHFQGPMGFGTPDDSEAWERVQRGATAGDDLWIMLNRGLAGEYRTDDGLRSDVSAETGMRAAYQQWKKLMTESEK; encoded by the coding sequence ATGCAGTGCGACCAGATCATCAATGTCAAAAATATCGATACCACGACGCCGACGGCCCCGAGCCGGGAAGCGATTGCGGCTCTGGTGAAGGCGGACCGCGTCCACACCTCGCTCTACACCTCAGACGAGCTGTTCCAGCTGGAGCTGGAGCGCATTTTCAGCAAAACCTGGGTCTGGGTGGCGCACGTCAGCGAGATCCCGGAGACCGGCAGCTTCAAAACCACCGAGATCGGCACCCAGCCGGTGATCGTGGTGCGCGACCGCAAAGGCACCCTCCACACCCTGCTGAACCGCTGCCGCCATCGCGCGGCCACCGTCTGCGAACACCGCAGCGGCAAAACCAACAGCTTCGTCTGCCCGTACCACGGCTGGGGCTACGCTCTGGACGGCAGCCTGCGCGGCGTGCCGCACCCGGAAAGCTATGCCGACAGGCTTGAGAAGAACGAGCTGGGGCTGGTGTCGCTGCGTACCGAGCAGTATGCGGGCATGGTTTTCGCCACCTTTAACGAGCAGATCGAACCGCTGGAGGATTTCCTCGGCGCGGCGAAGAAGTGGATGGATCTCTTTATGAAGCAGGGGGCGGGCTACCCGATCAAAACCGGGCCGGCACACCGCTTCCGCTTCCCGGGCAACTGGAAAATTCAGCTGGAGAACACCACCGACGGCTATCACTTCCCGGTGGTGCACCGTTCTTTCCTGAGCTCCGTCGATAAGCAGACCGAAGAGATGCTCAACTTCGTGGACGGCAGCGGCTATGTCGAAGATCTCGGCAACGGCCACAGCGTGATGGTGATGATCCCGGAACTGGTGGATCTGGAGGCCAACCTCGATGCGCCCATCCCGGAGCGCTTTATCGGGCTGGCGGACGAACTGCGAAAAGATCACGACGAAGCGCAGGTCAGACGCATCGTGCGCGCGGTGGGCGGCTCCGGCTTCAACCTCAACCTGTTCCCGAACATCGCCTGTTCAATGGCTTTCTTCCGCGTCCTGCAACCCATCTCAGTGATGGAAACCGAAATTCATCACGCGGTGATCACCATGGACGGCGGGCCGGAGATCGCGAACCAGGCGCGGCTGCGTCTGCACGAGCACTTCCAGGGGCCGATGGGCTTTGGCACCCCGGACGACTCCGAGGCCTGGGAGCGCGTGCAGCGCGGAGCCACCGCGGGGGATGACCTGTGGATCATGCTCAACCGCGGCCTGGCGGGGGAGTACCGCACCGATGACGGCCTGCGCAGCGACGTCAGCGCCGAAACCGGGATGCGCGCGGCCTACCAGCAGTGGAAAAAATTGATGACGGAGAGCGAAAAATGA
- a CDS encoding nuclear transport factor 2 family protein: MSPQDALRLQQLEDQQAARVCISTYMRLCDRLDSMETVQAIGALFSADACWEGLGEPYATRLGRHQGREAIVAMMAGYVRTPAHFALNGHFLCSEALWHEADGELHGRWQMLQTSAFTAGGAHLNAAELQIIFRREAGKMTMHHFTTRNLFSRPVSHWHAADALPVPDKN; this comes from the coding sequence ATGAGCCCACAGGATGCGCTGCGTTTACAGCAGCTTGAGGATCAGCAGGCCGCCCGGGTCTGTATCAGCACCTACATGCGGCTGTGCGATCGCCTCGACAGCATGGAGACGGTACAGGCCATCGGCGCGCTGTTCAGCGCAGACGCCTGCTGGGAAGGGTTGGGTGAACCTTACGCCACCCGGCTGGGCAGACATCAGGGGCGCGAGGCGATTGTAGCGATGATGGCGGGCTACGTCCGCACGCCCGCGCACTTCGCCCTGAATGGCCACTTTTTATGCTCCGAGGCGCTCTGGCACGAGGCCGACGGCGAGCTGCATGGCCGCTGGCAGATGCTGCAAACCTCCGCCTTTACCGCCGGTGGCGCGCACCTGAATGCTGCCGAGCTGCAGATTATTTTCCGTCGCGAAGCTGGGAAGATGACCATGCACCATTTCACCACCCGCAACCTGTTCAGCAGGCCGGTAAGCCACTGGCATGCGGCGGATGCGCTACCTGTACCGGACAAAAACTAA
- a CDS encoding IacB protein, whose protein sequence is MSQTTTLRVLFCIGVNQNFFDATPAEARQVWAAFGVMMKGIDETQGIRVIGNMDDDRLMVGPSITSPWTTYVLADADTLDSVVAACNLFRTTPVGDGESKLWKYCKIEARVGRELIIQ, encoded by the coding sequence ATGAGCCAGACAACAACCTTACGCGTGCTGTTTTGCATCGGCGTGAACCAGAACTTCTTTGATGCCACTCCGGCAGAAGCCAGACAGGTGTGGGCCGCGTTCGGCGTGATGATGAAAGGCATCGACGAAACCCAGGGCATTCGCGTCATCGGCAATATGGACGATGACCGCCTGATGGTAGGCCCATCCATCACATCGCCCTGGACAACTTACGTGCTGGCCGATGCCGACACCCTCGACAGCGTGGTGGCCGCCTGCAACCTGTTCCGCACCACTCCGGTGGGCGACGGCGAGAGCAAGCTGTGGAAGTACTGCAAGATCGAAGCTCGCGTCGGGCGTGAGCTGATCATTCAGTAA
- a CDS encoding acyl-CoA dehydrogenase family protein — MSAVHVREELVPLLNEVATRSADFEQQRHISDDIIARFKQVGVYRALVPKIYGGEECTPAQFCELIEQIATADGSAGWVASFGMSPFYLGALPPDTLKELYRDGPDVVFAGGIFPPQKAVLADGGYRVSGRWGFASGSMGASVFGVGILPESGEPLPRMAVLPRDSVQIDPVWNTVGLAGTGSHDLVVNDAFVPQEWTFVRGGALNLEGALYRYPVLSLATQVLSVVALGVARAALHEIYAIAHRQQSVTGAPRLAERPQAQMQIARCEAELRSARSWFYEAIDEVWQCILAGDEPACAQINALRLSSTHATRVAAEVTRQALALNGMGGITLKSPLQRYVRDTMVITQHAFMGDLSYLNAGTVYFGGQPLPGYL, encoded by the coding sequence ATGTCTGCCGTTCATGTTCGTGAGGAACTCGTTCCACTGCTGAATGAAGTCGCCACCCGCAGCGCCGATTTTGAGCAACAGCGTCATATCTCGGACGACATCATCGCCCGCTTTAAGCAGGTAGGCGTCTACCGCGCGTTAGTCCCCAAAATCTACGGCGGCGAGGAGTGTACCCCGGCACAGTTCTGTGAGCTGATCGAGCAGATTGCCACCGCCGATGGCTCCGCAGGCTGGGTCGCCAGCTTCGGCATGAGCCCCTTCTACCTTGGAGCGCTGCCGCCGGACACCCTGAAAGAACTCTACCGTGACGGCCCGGACGTGGTCTTCGCCGGCGGCATCTTCCCGCCGCAAAAAGCGGTGCTGGCGGATGGCGGCTACCGCGTCTCTGGCCGCTGGGGCTTTGCCAGCGGCAGCATGGGCGCCTCGGTCTTTGGCGTCGGCATCCTGCCGGAGAGCGGCGAACCGCTGCCGCGCATGGCGGTGCTGCCCCGCGACAGCGTGCAGATCGATCCGGTCTGGAACACCGTCGGCCTGGCCGGAACCGGCAGCCACGATCTGGTGGTTAACGATGCGTTTGTGCCGCAGGAGTGGACCTTTGTGCGCGGCGGCGCCCTTAACCTGGAGGGGGCGCTCTATCGCTACCCGGTGCTCTCCCTGGCCACCCAGGTGCTCTCGGTGGTGGCACTCGGCGTCGCCCGCGCGGCCCTCCATGAAATCTATGCCATTGCCCATCGCCAGCAGTCGGTGACCGGCGCGCCGCGCCTGGCGGAACGGCCGCAGGCGCAGATGCAGATAGCCCGCTGCGAAGCGGAACTGCGCTCCGCCCGGTCCTGGTTTTATGAGGCCATCGACGAGGTGTGGCAGTGCATCCTCGCCGGGGATGAGCCTGCCTGCGCGCAGATCAACGCCCTGCGGCTCTCCTCCACCCACGCCACCCGCGTGGCCGCTGAGGTCACCCGCCAGGCGCTGGCGCTGAACGGTATGGGCGGCATCACCCTGAAAAGCCCCCTGCAACGCTACGTCCGCGACACCATGGTGATCACCCAGCACGCCTTCATGGGCGATCTCTCTTATCTCAATGCCGGTACGGTCTATTTCGGTGGCCAGCCTCTGCCGGGTTATTTGTAA
- a CDS encoding amidase, with product MQPVTESNGFVTRCTLGEGDLRFAVKDTLDIAGFPTRAGCPALAANPAAEQHADVVATLLGQKCILTGKTTLHELAFGVTGINPWAGTPVNPLFPDLIPGGSSSGSAAVVAAGEVDFALGTDTGGSVRMPAACCGILGLKPTYGAVSRAGVMPAQSSLDCVGIFAREPGVLRDVLTRLGLPVDAPLHRMPAIGFIPSALISIDSLLLNFLAQADLQPRQAELPLLGDAHRAGLTLISHENWQAFKTLLRDDRVSADVGTRIRAGAGIDAHALEAAEAIRRTFTAQVDDQLAKTPLLALATLPELPPTLEEAKDPLSVVNLTRLVRPFNLSGHPALTLPAGTLDGRPVALQLVAGKGQEGLLVQVAEWLSERRRR from the coding sequence ATGCAACCTGTTACTGAGAGCAATGGTTTTGTCACCCGATGTACCCTCGGCGAGGGCGATCTCCGCTTCGCGGTAAAAGACACCCTCGACATCGCAGGCTTTCCCACCCGTGCAGGCTGCCCGGCACTGGCCGCAAACCCGGCGGCGGAACAACATGCCGACGTGGTCGCAACCCTTCTCGGGCAGAAGTGCATCCTGACCGGAAAAACCACCCTGCACGAGCTGGCGTTTGGTGTCACCGGAATCAACCCCTGGGCCGGCACGCCGGTTAACCCGCTGTTTCCTGACTTGATCCCCGGCGGCTCCTCCAGCGGCTCTGCCGCAGTGGTGGCTGCTGGTGAGGTGGATTTTGCGCTCGGCACCGATACCGGTGGCTCGGTGCGCATGCCTGCCGCCTGCTGCGGGATCCTCGGCTTAAAACCGACTTACGGCGCCGTGAGCCGGGCAGGGGTGATGCCCGCGCAAAGCTCGCTGGACTGCGTGGGGATCTTCGCCCGAGAGCCGGGCGTCCTGCGTGACGTACTGACCCGACTGGGGCTGCCGGTTGACGCGCCGCTGCACAGGATGCCCGCCATCGGCTTTATCCCGTCGGCGCTCATCAGCATCGATTCCCTGCTGTTGAACTTCCTCGCCCAGGCCGACCTGCAACCGCGTCAGGCTGAATTGCCGCTGCTGGGGGATGCCCATCGCGCCGGGTTGACCCTCATCAGCCATGAAAACTGGCAGGCTTTTAAAACGCTACTGCGTGACGACAGGGTCTCTGCCGACGTCGGCACCCGCATCCGTGCCGGGGCCGGGATCGATGCCCATGCCCTTGAGGCCGCAGAGGCTATCCGCCGCACATTTACCGCCCAGGTGGATGACCAACTGGCGAAAACCCCGTTGCTGGCCCTGGCAACCCTGCCGGAACTGCCGCCCACGCTGGAAGAGGCGAAGGATCCGCTGAGCGTCGTCAATCTCACCCGGCTGGTGCGCCCGTTCAACCTCAGCGGCCACCCGGCGCTGACCCTGCCTGCGGGTACGCTTGATGGCCGTCCGGTGGCGCTACAGCTCGTTGCCGGCAAAGGGCAGGAGGGGCTGCTGGTGCAGGTGGCTGAATGGCTCTCTGAGCGACGACGCCGCTAA